In one Saccharibacillus brassicae genomic region, the following are encoded:
- a CDS encoding metal-dependent hydrolase — protein MMGKAHFIIGTGVSLSLLALTGAPVTVGAVAIAGISSLLPDIDHPNSLLVTRALPDRLLRVLQSAMLLIAAALLFYAPVEQPWNSVLAAVAVVAMFLPEQALRKGAFVLIGLAVIVLGERYAPWNRMGGILLIVFSLAPHRGITHTLYALGAWTLLLYGLTGSHGPSIWIAGGLGYALHLICDSLSKNGIRPLPPFKWKLRFAIMTTGKKSGQRIERIGIWITAILFAGVFGIRLIEYGARLYVRLTS, from the coding sequence ATGATGGGAAAAGCTCACTTTATTATCGGGACCGGCGTATCGCTGTCCCTGCTGGCCCTGACCGGCGCTCCGGTCACCGTCGGAGCGGTCGCGATCGCGGGGATCAGCTCGCTGCTGCCGGATATCGACCATCCGAACTCGCTGCTCGTGACGCGGGCGCTGCCCGACCGGCTGCTGCGCGTGCTGCAATCGGCGATGCTGCTGATTGCGGCCGCGCTGCTGTTCTACGCGCCGGTCGAACAGCCGTGGAACAGCGTGCTGGCCGCCGTCGCGGTCGTGGCGATGTTCCTGCCCGAGCAGGCGCTGCGAAAAGGCGCATTCGTGCTGATCGGGCTGGCCGTCATCGTGCTCGGCGAGCGCTATGCGCCGTGGAACCGGATGGGCGGCATCCTGCTGATCGTATTCTCGCTCGCTCCCCATCGGGGCATCACGCATACGCTGTACGCGCTGGGAGCCTGGACGCTGCTGCTGTACGGGCTGACCGGTTCGCACGGCCCTTCGATCTGGATCGCCGGCGGCCTGGGCTACGCGCTGCACTTGATCTGCGACTCGCTGAGCAAGAACGGGATACGTCCGCTGCCGCCGTTCAAATGGAAGCTGCGCTTCGCGATCATGACGACCGGCAAGAAGTCCGGCCAGCGAATCGAACGGATCGGGATCTGGATCACGGCGATCCTGTTCGCCGGCGTATTCGGCATCCGGCTGATCGAATACGGAGCGCGGCTGTACGTCCGGCTGACTTCGTAG
- a CDS encoding MFS transporter has product MSRDFYKRRSFYWLWSSQTMSNAADILYVTALTVLVLQGTESVVSTILVPFFRICSQIVSGFLAPLLLRKFRLPRLMLLSQGGQFALFAALALYLHAAGTSASLAAIFALVFAMSFLDGWTTPVRNALVPRLVGKDWLMRANGLISVSDQTVQFAGWGVSGVLVAFAGTSRTLLLAGVLYAAALLFTALIREPAANRGQAAEPGGGERPAVSQTRREALLEGWKLIGRSPRLRGLTLIDSIDMLGGSVWVGAFTLLFVQEALGQGEEWWGFINASYFAGAVLGGLLVVALVRKLQRRLFDSMLAGILGYAAITLVYAVTTSPAAALLLVLIMGPFAELSMVSRRTLIQQSASDDELPKVLSAQATVLNLIFCASLLGMAKLAESVGIVNLYLYAGGMSLLAFAIGLFVRRHFADLNSTSDSTPDRIERR; this is encoded by the coding sequence ATGAGCAGAGATTTTTACAAAAGACGTTCTTTCTATTGGCTGTGGTCGTCCCAGACGATGTCCAACGCAGCCGACATTTTATACGTGACGGCGCTGACCGTCCTCGTCCTGCAAGGTACGGAATCGGTCGTCTCGACGATTCTCGTGCCGTTTTTTCGTATATGCTCGCAAATCGTAAGCGGATTTCTCGCTCCGCTGCTGCTGCGCAAATTCCGCCTGCCGCGCCTGATGCTGCTGTCGCAGGGCGGGCAGTTTGCGCTGTTCGCCGCGCTGGCGCTGTATTTGCACGCGGCCGGGACGTCGGCGTCGCTCGCCGCGATCTTCGCGCTCGTGTTCGCCATGTCGTTTCTCGACGGCTGGACGACGCCTGTGCGCAACGCGCTCGTGCCGCGGCTCGTCGGCAAAGACTGGCTCATGCGCGCCAACGGCCTGATCTCGGTCAGCGATCAGACGGTCCAGTTTGCCGGCTGGGGCGTGAGCGGCGTACTCGTCGCTTTCGCGGGCACGTCCCGCACGCTGCTGCTGGCCGGGGTGCTGTACGCGGCCGCGCTGTTGTTCACGGCGCTGATCCGCGAACCCGCCGCGAACCGGGGGCAGGCGGCGGAGCCGGGCGGCGGGGAAAGGCCGGCCGTATCGCAGACGCGCCGCGAAGCGCTGCTCGAAGGGTGGAAGCTGATCGGGCGAAGCCCGCGGCTGCGCGGCTTGACGCTGATCGATTCGATCGATATGCTCGGCGGATCGGTCTGGGTCGGCGCGTTCACGCTGCTGTTCGTGCAGGAAGCGCTCGGACAGGGCGAAGAATGGTGGGGATTCATCAACGCCTCGTATTTCGCGGGAGCGGTGCTGGGCGGTCTGCTCGTCGTCGCGCTGGTGCGCAAATTGCAGCGCCGGCTGTTCGATTCCATGCTGGCGGGCATTTTGGGGTATGCGGCGATCACGCTCGTCTACGCCGTGACGACTTCGCCCGCCGCCGCGCTGCTGCTCGTGCTGATCATGGGACCGTTCGCCGAACTGTCGATGGTCTCGCGGCGCACGCTGATCCAGCAGAGCGCAAGCGACGACGAGCTGCCCAAAGTGCTGTCCGCCCAGGCGACGGTACTCAATCTGATCTTCTGCGCTTCGCTGCTCGGCATGGCCAAGCTGGCGGAGTCGGTCGGCATCGTGAATTTGTATCTGTATGCGGGAGGCATGTCGCTGCTCGCGTTCGCGATCGGCCTCTTCGTCCGGCGCCATTTCGCGGACCTGAATTCGACTTCGGATTCGACCCCGGACCGTATCGAAAGGAGATAG
- a CDS encoding VWA domain-containing protein, translating to MTIDLRKKAEENLISLAKTAVISLDKKGLGGQRARVALALDISGSMTGLFTNGIVQSVCERTLGLGMNFDDNGAADVFLFGVKDYSVGEIRKENFYEFVSREIRPNYPLENGTNYAGVMQRIADEYFPGAIGVKKGLFGLGRGKVTVKAPPPEEQPVYVIFVTDGNCFDGERAAEIVRQTSHLGIFWQFVGVGRENFEFLKQLDDLDGRLIDNANFFQVNDLKKISDEELYDRLLGEFPDWLAEAKKKSLIK from the coding sequence ATGACTATCGATTTGCGCAAAAAAGCCGAGGAGAACCTGATCAGCCTGGCCAAAACGGCCGTTATTTCGCTGGACAAAAAAGGGCTGGGCGGCCAGCGGGCGCGCGTCGCGCTGGCGCTCGACATCTCCGGCTCGATGACGGGACTGTTCACGAACGGCATCGTGCAGTCGGTGTGCGAGCGCACGCTCGGACTCGGCATGAATTTCGACGACAACGGAGCCGCGGACGTGTTCCTGTTCGGGGTCAAAGATTATTCCGTCGGCGAAATCCGCAAAGAAAACTTTTACGAATTCGTCAGCCGGGAGATCCGCCCGAACTATCCGCTGGAAAACGGGACGAATTACGCGGGCGTCATGCAGCGGATCGCCGACGAATATTTTCCGGGCGCGATCGGGGTCAAAAAAGGGTTGTTCGGACTGGGCCGCGGCAAAGTGACGGTAAAAGCGCCGCCACCCGAAGAACAGCCGGTGTACGTCATTTTCGTCACCGACGGCAACTGCTTCGACGGAGAGCGGGCGGCCGAGATCGTGCGGCAGACGTCGCATCTGGGCATTTTCTGGCAGTTCGTCGGCGTGGGCCGCGAGAATTTCGAGTTTCTCAAACAGCTCGACGATCTGGACGGGCGCCTGATCGACAACGCGAATTTTTTCCAGGTCAACGACCTGAAAAAAATTTCCGACGAGGAGCTGTACGACCGGCTGCTCGGCGAATTTCCGGACTGGCTCGCGGAGGCAAAGAAGAAATCGCTCATTAAATGA
- a CDS encoding tellurite resistance TerB family protein: MSSFQSWLNKTKTGLQDQVGRFKNKDLMDAIVAGCAIVSVADGKVDAEEKQKMAGYIGRNEQLKVFNMSEVIDRFNHFAGNMEFDVMVGKQEALRTIAKFKSKPEVGRVIVGVCCAIGAADGDFDELEKSAVRDICNVLALSPGEFGL; encoded by the coding sequence ATGAGTTCTTTTCAAAGTTGGCTCAACAAGACCAAGACAGGGCTGCAGGATCAGGTAGGCCGCTTCAAAAATAAAGACCTGATGGACGCGATCGTGGCGGGCTGCGCGATCGTATCGGTCGCAGACGGCAAGGTTGACGCGGAGGAGAAGCAGAAGATGGCCGGTTACATCGGACGCAACGAACAGCTCAAAGTGTTCAACATGAGCGAAGTCATCGACCGGTTCAACCATTTTGCGGGCAATATGGAATTCGACGTGATGGTCGGCAAGCAGGAAGCGCTGCGCACGATCGCCAAGTTCAAATCGAAACCGGAAGTGGGACGGGTCATCGTGGGCGTATGCTGCGCGATCGGCGCGGCCGACGGCGACTTCGACGAACTGGAAAAATCGGCGGTGCGCGACATCTGCAACGTGCTGGCTCTCAGTCCGGGCGAGTTCGGCCTGTAA
- a CDS encoding TerD family protein — MTISLVKGQKVDLTKGNAGLSKITVGLGWDPAESESRGLFGMKKKAANIDCDASVLLLSEQGKLSQGKNVVCFHNLQSPNGSVVHGGDNLTGAGDGDDEQIHIDLSAVPADVHRLLAVVNIYDCEARKQHFGMIRSAFIRVFESGSGRELIRFNLTDDYSGMTALLVGEIYRHGGEWKFSAVGEGAQAPHIDLLARRYS; from the coding sequence ATGACAATTTCTTTGGTAAAAGGTCAGAAAGTCGATCTGACGAAAGGGAACGCCGGCCTGTCCAAGATCACGGTCGGACTCGGTTGGGACCCGGCCGAATCCGAGAGCCGCGGCCTGTTCGGAATGAAGAAGAAAGCGGCCAATATCGATTGCGACGCATCGGTACTGCTGCTGAGCGAACAAGGCAAACTGTCGCAGGGCAAGAACGTCGTCTGTTTCCACAACCTGCAAAGCCCGAACGGTTCCGTCGTACACGGCGGGGATAACCTGACGGGTGCGGGCGACGGAGACGACGAGCAGATCCATATCGATCTGTCCGCCGTTCCGGCCGACGTTCACCGCCTGCTCGCCGTCGTGAACATCTACGACTGCGAAGCGCGCAAACAGCATTTCGGCATGATCCGCTCCGCGTTCATCCGCGTATTCGAGTCGGGCAGCGGTCGCGAACTGATCCGCTTCAACCTGACCGACGATTACTCCGGCATGACCGCGCTGCTCGTCGGCGAGATCTACCGTCACGGCGGCGAATGGAAATTCAGCGCCGTCGGCGAAGGCGCACAGGCTCCGCATATCGACCTGCTGGCTCGCCGCTACAGCTAA
- a CDS encoding TerD family protein, whose amino-acid sequence MAISLQKGQKVDLTKTNPGLKKVLIGLGWDTNKYDGGADFDLDASAFLLGANGKVTADTDFIFYNNPKNANGAVVHTGDNRTGAGDGDDEQLTVELATVPAEVEKVSFCITIHDGAGRSQNFGQVSNAFVRIVNEETNEELIRYDLGEDFSVETAIVVAELYRNAGEWKFSAVGSGYQDGLEGLVRDFGLAVS is encoded by the coding sequence ATGGCAATCAGCTTGCAAAAAGGTCAAAAAGTCGATCTGACGAAAACAAACCCGGGTCTCAAAAAAGTACTTATCGGTCTCGGTTGGGACACGAACAAATATGACGGCGGCGCGGACTTCGACCTTGACGCTTCGGCATTCCTGCTCGGAGCGAACGGAAAAGTGACCGCTGATACGGACTTCATCTTCTACAACAACCCGAAAAACGCCAACGGCGCGGTCGTGCACACAGGCGACAACCGTACGGGCGCGGGCGACGGAGACGACGAGCAGCTGACGGTTGAACTTGCGACCGTACCTGCCGAAGTCGAAAAAGTCTCGTTCTGCATCACGATCCACGACGGCGCGGGCCGTTCGCAAAACTTCGGTCAAGTGTCGAACGCCTTCGTGCGTATCGTCAACGAAGAAACGAACGAAGAACTGATCCGCTACGATCTGGGCGAAGACTTCTCCGTGGAAACGGCGATCGTCGTAGCCGAACTGTACCGCAACGCCGGCGAATGGAAATTCAGCGCCGTAGGCAGCGGTTACCAGGACGGGCTCGAAGGTCTGGTACGCGACTTCGGTCTGGCCGTATCCTAA
- a CDS encoding TerD family protein, protein MTISLSKGQRIDLTKTNPGLKKVMIGLGWDTNKYSSGADYDLDASVFLLHEDGRAKGIEDFVFYNNPKTPNGAVEHTGDNRTGEGEGDDEQILVDFSLVPSNITRLGITVTIHDAETRAQNFGQVSNAFVRVVDAQDNREVLRYDLGEEFSIETAVVICELYRQGDDWKFQAIGSGFAGGLAALCKNYGLDAQ, encoded by the coding sequence ATGACCATCAGCCTTTCCAAAGGACAACGCATTGATCTGACCAAAACGAATCCGGGCCTCAAAAAGGTCATGATCGGCCTCGGCTGGGATACGAACAAATACAGCAGCGGCGCGGATTACGATCTGGACGCTTCGGTGTTCCTGCTGCATGAAGACGGACGCGCCAAAGGCATCGAAGATTTCGTCTTCTACAACAATCCCAAAACGCCGAACGGCGCGGTCGAGCATACGGGCGATAACCGTACCGGCGAAGGCGAAGGGGACGACGAGCAGATTCTGGTCGACTTCTCGCTCGTGCCGTCCAACATTACGCGCCTGGGCATTACGGTGACGATTCATGATGCCGAGACCCGCGCGCAGAACTTCGGCCAGGTCTCGAACGCTTTCGTACGCGTCGTCGACGCGCAGGACAACCGCGAAGTGCTGCGGTACGATCTGGGCGAAGAATTCTCTATCGAGACGGCCGTCGTCATCTGCGAACTGTATCGGCAGGGCGACGACTGGAAATTCCAGGCGATCGGTTCCGGCTTTGCGGGCGGCCTCGCCGCGCTGTGCAAAAACTACGGCCTCGACGCGCAATAA
- a CDS encoding TerD family protein, whose product MTTTIIRGQKADLTKSNPGLDRIVVGMGWQASPGVDLDFSAFLLGPGSKATADEDLIFYGNPAGAGGAMQLQTGSRSAYAGLTDNEQVSISLGSVPAAYERIAFSLTLYEGEQRRQNFAGVDGVYLRIVDERGGSELIRFTLDRTSGVETAIVVGELYRHNGEWKFNAVGSGYTGGLAALCGSFGIDVAEPAPAPPAPAPAPPAPPPAPSAQPSKPAPPAQPAPPAQPPGGTRSPLNLGRPSQQGGGTPPAPSSGAPDAASPRVLPPAPGARPAPAPAQPQGTPPAPSSSAPAPAPPAAPSLQKIELTKRGDKISLEKKAGTDSIGEILINLNWNQRKSTGFFGKTSGVDLDLGCLFELKDGRKGTVQALGRAFGSLNDEPYVMLDGDDRTGTKAGGENMRINGARLRDIKRIVVYAFIYEGAANWAQADGVVTIKGGGPDIIVRMDEHGSRKGMCAVAMITNVGDQTFSIERLVEYFSGHRELDQAYNWGLRWQTGSK is encoded by the coding sequence GTGACGACCACGATTATCAGGGGGCAAAAAGCCGACCTGACCAAAAGCAATCCCGGTCTCGACCGGATCGTCGTCGGAATGGGCTGGCAGGCTTCGCCGGGAGTCGATCTCGACTTCTCGGCGTTTCTGCTTGGCCCGGGTTCCAAAGCGACGGCCGACGAAGACCTGATCTTCTACGGCAATCCTGCCGGCGCCGGCGGCGCCATGCAGCTTCAGACCGGAAGCCGCAGCGCTTATGCGGGCCTCACCGACAACGAACAGGTGTCGATCTCGCTCGGTTCCGTTCCGGCGGCTTACGAACGGATCGCTTTTTCGCTTACGCTGTACGAAGGCGAGCAGCGGCGGCAGAACTTTGCCGGCGTAGACGGCGTGTACCTGCGCATCGTCGACGAGCGCGGCGGCTCGGAGCTGATCCGGTTCACGCTGGACCGGACTTCCGGCGTCGAGACGGCGATCGTCGTCGGCGAATTGTATCGCCATAACGGCGAATGGAAGTTCAACGCCGTCGGCAGCGGCTATACGGGCGGCCTCGCCGCGCTGTGCGGCAGCTTCGGCATCGACGTGGCGGAGCCCGCGCCCGCGCCGCCTGCGCCCGCACCGGCACCGCCCGCACCGCCTCCTGCGCCTTCGGCCCAGCCGTCCAAGCCGGCGCCGCCGGCCCAACCGGCACCTCCGGCGCAGCCTCCGGGCGGCACTCGGTCGCCGCTCAACCTCGGCCGCCCTTCGCAGCAGGGCGGCGGCACACCGCCCGCGCCTTCAAGCGGCGCACCGGACGCGGCTTCGCCGCGCGTACTGCCGCCGGCTCCGGGCGCAAGACCTGCGCCTGCACCGGCTCAGCCGCAGGGCACACCGCCCGCGCCTTCGAGCTCCGCGCCCGCACCGGCACCGCCCGCGGCGCCGAGCCTGCAGAAGATCGAGCTGACGAAGCGCGGCGACAAGATCAGCCTGGAGAAAAAGGCAGGTACCGATTCGATCGGCGAGATTCTGATCAATCTCAACTGGAACCAGCGCAAAAGCACCGGCTTCTTCGGCAAAACGTCCGGCGTCGATCTCGATCTCGGCTGCCTGTTCGAGCTGAAAGACGGCCGCAAAGGGACCGTTCAGGCGCTTGGACGCGCTTTCGGTTCGCTAAACGACGAACCTTACGTGATGCTTGACGGCGACGATCGCACCGGCACCAAAGCCGGCGGCGAAAATATGCGCATCAACGGCGCGCGTCTGCGCGATATCAAGCGTATCGTCGTCTACGCGTTCATCTATGAAGGCGCGGCGAACTGGGCGCAGGCCGACGGCGTCGTCACGATCAAGGGAGGCGGTCCCGACATCATCGTCCGCATGGACGAGCACGGCAGCCGCAAAGGCATGTGCGCCGTTGCCATGATTACAAACGTCGGCGACCAGACGTTCAGCATCGAACGCCTCGTCGAATATTTTTCCGGCCACCGCGAACTCGACCAGGCTTACAACTGGGGACTTCGCTGGCAGACCGGAAGCAAGTAA
- a CDS encoding TerC family protein: MMADFFQGFFGNFAGYFQWEHVGALLSEPATWGVIGTLVILEGLLSADNALVLAVMVRHLPPRQRKKALFYGIIGAYLFRFFAIGVGTFLVRITWVKIVGGVYLLWIAMSNLFGLELRWGRVGGVPLVPKIGRKPAADPGEEAPENPYGFWRTVLAVELMDIAFSIDSVLAAFGVSQEVWVLLLGGMIGVLMMRGVAQLFLKLLEKFPELERAAFILITIIGLKMIAAAVFDYELPQEIFFPLLIAVFVGTIVWSLIRQRREKRHDRSGA; the protein is encoded by the coding sequence ATCATGGCGGATTTTTTTCAGGGTTTCTTCGGCAATTTTGCCGGCTATTTTCAATGGGAGCATGTCGGCGCGCTTCTGAGCGAGCCGGCAACGTGGGGCGTGATCGGTACGCTCGTCATTTTGGAAGGACTGCTCTCGGCCGATAACGCGCTGGTGCTGGCCGTCATGGTTCGGCACCTGCCGCCGCGGCAGCGCAAAAAGGCGCTGTTCTACGGCATTATCGGCGCTTATCTGTTCCGCTTTTTCGCGATCGGGGTCGGGACGTTTCTCGTCAGGATCACGTGGGTCAAAATCGTCGGCGGGGTCTACCTGCTGTGGATCGCGATGAGCAATCTGTTCGGTCTCGAACTGCGCTGGGGCCGCGTCGGCGGAGTCCCGCTCGTGCCGAAGATCGGCCGCAAGCCGGCAGCGGACCCCGGGGAAGAAGCGCCGGAGAACCCTTACGGATTCTGGCGTACCGTGCTGGCCGTCGAACTGATGGATATCGCGTTCAGCATCGACAGCGTGCTGGCCGCGTTCGGCGTCAGCCAGGAAGTGTGGGTCCTGCTGCTCGGCGGCATGATCGGCGTGCTGATGATGCGCGGCGTCGCGCAGCTGTTCCTCAAGCTGCTCGAAAAGTTCCCGGAGCTGGAGCGGGCCGCGTTCATCCTGATCACGATTATCGGTTTGAAGATGATCGCGGCGGCGGTGTTCGATTACGAACTGCCGCAGGAGATTTTCTTCCCGCTGCTCATCGCCGTTTTCGTCGGCACGATTGTCTGGAGCCTGATTCGTCAGCGCCGCGAGAAGCGGCATGACCGTTCCGGCGCCTGA
- a CDS encoding HpcH/HpaI aldolase/citrate lyase family protein has translation MRYFDYLSVEETEKLFHLAPASFCNRSDKELLAHAIGAALYMPATRPTIAQDLSSGKHMGLTSVVIDLEDAVGDLKLAEAESLLVSQIRQLDEWSRGGSLDPESLPLIFIRIRTPEQARHILEQLGQAAVRLTGLVFPKFDAVSGEAYLELLSRYNEQRPAGIPVLYGMPILESPEIIYAETRQQTLLAIKHLLDRHREYILNVRIGATDFSSLFGLRRKPDMTIYDIGVIRDCVADIVNLFGRAQGGYVISGPVWEYFKSERVLKPQLRETPFQESAGREGLLLRMQYINKYVDGLIREVELDKENGIVGKTIIHPTHICPVQALYTVTHEEYVDASHILASSGGEIGVVKSGYDNKMNEIKPHLNWARRIMIRSEIYGVLNENQNFTALLVR, from the coding sequence ATGCGTTATTTCGATTACTTATCGGTGGAAGAAACGGAAAAATTGTTCCACCTGGCTCCCGCCTCTTTTTGCAACCGATCGGACAAAGAGCTGTTGGCCCATGCGATCGGGGCAGCCCTGTACATGCCGGCGACGCGGCCGACGATCGCGCAGGATTTGAGTTCCGGCAAGCATATGGGATTGACCTCGGTCGTCATCGACCTGGAAGACGCCGTCGGCGATCTCAAGCTGGCGGAAGCGGAATCGCTGCTGGTGTCCCAGATTCGGCAGTTGGACGAGTGGAGCCGCGGCGGAAGCCTCGATCCCGAATCGCTCCCGCTGATCTTTATCCGGATTCGCACGCCGGAGCAGGCCCGGCACATTTTGGAGCAGTTGGGACAGGCAGCCGTCCGGCTGACCGGGCTCGTGTTTCCAAAATTCGACGCGGTAAGCGGCGAAGCGTATCTGGAGCTGCTGAGCCGTTACAACGAACAGCGGCCGGCCGGCATTCCGGTGCTGTACGGCATGCCGATCCTCGAAAGTCCCGAGATCATCTATGCGGAGACGCGCCAGCAGACGCTGCTTGCGATCAAGCATCTGCTCGATCGTCACCGCGAATACATATTGAATGTGCGTATCGGGGCGACCGACTTTTCCAGCCTGTTCGGTCTTCGGCGCAAGCCGGACATGACGATCTACGATATCGGCGTCATTCGCGACTGCGTCGCGGACATCGTCAATTTGTTCGGGCGGGCGCAGGGCGGCTACGTCATCTCGGGACCGGTCTGGGAATATTTCAAAAGCGAACGGGTGCTGAAGCCGCAGCTGCGCGAGACGCCGTTCCAGGAGTCGGCGGGACGCGAAGGGCTGCTGCTGCGTATGCAGTACATCAACAAATACGTCGACGGCCTGATTCGCGAAGTGGAACTGGACAAAGAAAACGGCATCGTCGGCAAAACGATCATTCATCCGACGCATATTTGCCCCGTTCAGGCGCTCTATACGGTCACGCACGAAGAGTATGTCGACGCTTCGCATATTTTGGCCAGCAGCGGCGGCGAGATCGGCGTCGTCAAAAGCGGATACGACAATAAAATGAACGAGATCAAGCCTCATCTCAACTGGGCACGGCGCATCATGATCCGTTCGGAAATTTACGGGGTGCTTAATGAGAACCAAAACTTCACTGCCTTACTCGTTCGCTAG
- a CDS encoding phosphoribosyltransferase family protein, whose product MRTKTSLPYSFARNESEHPQETYVYDMPEGLTVRVRLTSNPLGLHPDDLFRMAARINKKRSFLFVSRILGKHIPVDPHKSLLGGAALALLWQRRRAEAAAGESALPAAESGAYSLEEACAALQGDAESARQLYARLQADKLPVGEPALFIAFAETATALGHAMYDCFAGDTRFLHTTREALVDKQPVLSFEEEHSHATAHRCYARETSFFAGEDTVVLVDDEVTTGNTALNIIRDLQGKHPRRRYVVASLLDWRGEADRRRFAELEAELAISIETISLIEGEIQVDGGPVERLTQPAQAPRPEGGTELVRHELSSFFSHLDAVSEETSGRASDCPYLEWTGRFGMREADNAELERQVRDAAAYLRSRRTGSRTLCMGTGEFMYVPMRIAAELGDGVLYQSSTRSPIHVLDEEGYAVRSAFAHTSPDDAGVPNFFYNIPEGAYDEIFVFLERTPPEENLKPLLAALAHTGVPVVHLAVASRPRSANPQGGQ is encoded by the coding sequence ATGAGAACCAAAACTTCACTGCCTTACTCGTTCGCTAGAAACGAATCGGAACATCCGCAGGAGACGTACGTGTACGACATGCCCGAAGGGCTGACCGTGCGCGTCCGCCTGACGTCCAATCCGCTCGGCCTGCATCCCGACGACCTGTTCCGCATGGCGGCGCGGATCAACAAGAAGCGCAGCTTCCTGTTCGTCAGCCGGATTCTCGGCAAGCATATTCCGGTCGATCCGCACAAATCGCTGCTCGGCGGCGCGGCGCTTGCCCTGCTGTGGCAGCGCCGCCGCGCGGAAGCGGCAGCGGGGGAGTCGGCCCTTCCGGCTGCGGAGAGCGGCGCCTACAGCCTCGAAGAGGCGTGCGCAGCGCTTCAGGGCGACGCCGAATCGGCCCGGCAGCTGTACGCCCGGCTGCAGGCCGACAAGCTGCCGGTCGGCGAACCGGCGCTGTTTATCGCTTTTGCCGAGACGGCGACCGCGCTCGGGCACGCGATGTACGACTGCTTCGCGGGCGATACGCGCTTTTTGCATACGACCCGCGAAGCGCTTGTCGACAAGCAGCCCGTATTGAGCTTCGAAGAAGAACATTCGCACGCGACGGCGCATCGCTGTTATGCGCGCGAGACGTCGTTTTTCGCCGGGGAAGACACGGTCGTGCTCGTCGACGACGAAGTGACGACCGGCAACACCGCGCTGAACATCATTCGCGATTTGCAGGGCAAGCATCCGCGCCGCCGTTACGTCGTCGCCAGCCTGCTGGACTGGCGCGGAGAAGCCGACCGCCGGCGCTTTGCGGAGCTTGAAGCGGAACTGGCCATTTCGATCGAGACGATCTCGCTGATCGAAGGAGAGATCCAGGTGGACGGCGGACCGGTCGAACGGTTGACCCAACCGGCGCAGGCCCCTCGCCCGGAAGGCGGCACGGAGCTTGTCCGGCATGAACTTTCTTCGTTCTTCAGCCACCTGGACGCGGTGTCGGAAGAGACGTCCGGCCGGGCTTCGGACTGTCCGTATCTGGAATGGACCGGACGTTTCGGCATGCGCGAAGCCGACAACGCCGAACTGGAGCGGCAGGTGCGGGACGCCGCCGCTTACTTGCGGAGCCGGCGCACAGGCAGCCGGACGCTCTGCATGGGCACCGGGGAATTCATGTACGTGCCGATGCGCATCGCCGCGGAATTGGGCGACGGCGTGCTGTACCAGTCGAGCACGCGCAGTCCGATCCACGTCCTCGACGAAGAAGGCTACGCCGTGCGCAGCGCTTTTGCGCATACGTCGCCGGACGATGCCGGCGTGCCGAATTTCTTTTACAATATCCCCGAAGGGGCGTACGACGAAATTTTCGTTTTCCTGGAGCGGACGCCGCCCGAAGAGAATCTGAAGCCGCTGCTTGCGGCGCTTGCGCATACCGGCGTGCCGGTCGTGCATTTGGCGGTCGCGAGCCGGCCCCGCAGCGCGAACCCACAAGGAGGACAATGA